The Bacillota bacterium genome contains the following window.
GCCCATCGGCGACTAGTATTATGTTCCCCAGCCTTACATCATTGACCAGGCCCTGATAATTTACCGGAATGCGGCGCCGCGTGCCCTTGTTGTTCTCCGGAACCAGTTCCACTTCTTCGCCCGTATTAAGTCTGAGATGTTCCGCGTCAAACTCTCCGAGGCGAATACGCGGGCCCCTTATATCCACCAGGAAGCCTATGTTCTTACCGATCTTCCCGGCTTCCTCCTTAAAAAGGCGTATCCTGCGGCTGTGCTCGGAACGGGTGCCGTGTGACATATTTACCCGGACAACATTCATCCCGGCCTTTAACATCCCCTGTACCACCTCGGGGTTTTCTGTCACCGGTCCTATGGTACAAACGATTTTGGTATGCCTCATAATACCTCCATACCTCAGTCTTCAGTCCTCAGTCACGAGTCGAGGTTTACGGGTTGAGTCAAGTCCCGGACTCGGGACTTTTACAACTATATCGCCAGAACCTCGGCCAGCCGGCATAGTTCTTTATCAATTTCTTTTTTGGATTCAAACACCTCGGCAAGTTTGCAATGCCCCAACCGACCATCGCGAATGCATACCGCCGTGCACTCCTCACCGGCCTCAAGCAGGTCCACCGCCCGCGCGCCCATCATGCTGGCATAAACCCGGTCGATCACAGTGGGCGAACCGCCGCGTTGAATATGCCCGAGGACGGTAATCTTTGTATCAAAACCGGTACGGGACTTTATTTCACGCGCAACCTCAGCGGCAGAACCGGCACCTTCAGCTACGATGATAATGCTGTGGAGTTTACCTCTCTTAACCCCCCGAAAAAGACGGCGACAAACAGCGTCGAGGTCAAAAGGTAATTCCGGAATCAGAATCGACTCGGCACCTCCGGCAAGACCGGCGGTAAGAGCAATAAAACCCGATTGACGCCCCATTACCTCTATCACGAAGGTTCTTTCATGCGAGGTCGCCGTATCGCGGATTTTATTTATCGCACTCACTACATTATTTACTGCGGTGTCGAAACCGATGGTGTAGTCGGTTCCCGGAAT
Protein-coding sequences here:
- the pfkA gene encoding 6-phosphofructokinase, which gives rise to MHRIGLLTSGGDAPGMNAAIRAVVRKGLFQGREVMGVRRGFAGLVEGDIHPLSLGSVADTIQTGGTILLTARSKEFLSPEGRSHAFASVREAGIEGLVIIGGDGSFKGAHVLHQETALPVACVPATIDNDIPGTDYTIGFDTAVNNVVSAINKIRDTATSHERTFVIEVMGRQSGFIALTAGLAGGAESILIPELPFDLDAVCRRLFRGVKRGKLHSIIIVAEGAGSAAEVAREIKSRTGFDTKITVLGHIQRGGSPTVIDRVYASMMGARAVDLLEAGEECTAVCIRDGRLGHCKLAEVFESKKEIDKELCRLAEVLAI